In the genome of Perca fluviatilis chromosome 4, GENO_Pfluv_1.0, whole genome shotgun sequence, one region contains:
- the LOC120557337 gene encoding nuclear receptor coactivator 3-like isoform X1 encodes MSGVGDNSLEPLCSDRKRKLSTCDTPGLGCDKRRREQESKYIEELAELISANLSNIDSFNVKPDKCAILKETVRQIRQIKEQGKRSCSDDDVQKADVSSTGQGVIDKDHLGPLLLQALDGFLFVVNREGSIVFVSDNVTQYLQYKQEELINTSVYNIIHDDDREEFHKNLPKSNALNGASWGGEAPRQKSHTFNCRMLVNFVHGQSHGLSEERPGGHRYETMQCFALTQPRAMMEEGEDLQSCMICVARRIIAVERTERFSTRHELSGKLIEIEQQASLHTTMRPGWEDLVRRCMQMFLHRSEGQPWSYKRHYQDAFHNGHAETPLYRFSLADGTPVTAQTRSDLCRNPNTNEPHSFLSTHLLQREQNSYRGNQGGGMRPQHMGVNNPNQQMNMGPGGSMGMNRGYGMAEQGNMPQRGVPPYTGGNRINPMHQMNPMHQMNPMHQMNNMGQINPVNQMNSMHPMNSSMNQMGPMNQMGHHGMHQHQHQHQQMSQFHGGGPGGGGYGMGMTSPPQASPGINGPPHNVMGSPRVRGSPKMGASPFSPGGMISPISSSHPGNSGGGGGGTTFSSSSLNALQAISEGVGNPMPSPLTSPHPHKPDSSPSINSTNQAAGGPCKLSLPAYSDSKSPGSSLGAGGEQQSQQHPHTPTSEGPPDKPDSQAGREAGPAGGESSRRVPDTKCHKKLLQLLTSPTDELVPPSQTPSSGPSSTPEAKDGTAGVTSPSSTGVSSSTGGNHSAVSSSGGAGHLTSQSLQEKHKILHKLLQNGHTPDEVARITAEATGKSSLDSGASEPEPAAAGGVRGSESKQEQHSPKKEKPHALLHYLLNKDDSKECGDIKPKLEELEGRGAHGTGVTSSDPHCMDGKVKLEPSDEAETLETILGVPRNNSGFYPEPETRAGKEVGNKLGNMPDSLHDGERGPMPSAQRSAYQRALSMDAKPMGGEGTVGGGLAGRRNVPCPTLVKQEKIDAPIRPGPIPNGFPGGMGVCPPRGNPTRGMGRGMGMPQRPPISGDWGMARSSSSPVTGPGHPGMGRSGPMGGPMINRSNSVPGKTRSMLQQQLMDMGTNEANMGMSPFGGHGPPPRSPSWPDSAMGLERPQNNTNREQFGHPLEQLLGPLANSEGPSDERALLDQLDSLLNTTDVIALQEIDRALGIPEIVGQTHGPEGHQQGQNRGQGRCPPSEPFPGPASSLGMDQKPMYNQGYAGPPGPSSMGMQSGYGGNTMQGQSPGGFNPMMNQVGQTGSFPGMAGMGNPRANMMRPRMMTAPKPLRLQLQQRLQGQQFMNQTRQGMKMEHAPGGTPPMHSGMQPGMQPGIQPAMQPGMQPGMQPGIQPGIQPGMQPGIQPGMQPGIQPGMQPGIQPGMQPGIQPGMQPGIQPGMQPASMGSQPGFLNAQMMAQRSREMMTLQIRRQRMLLLMQQQQQGQGAARGFSPPPNVTAPGGMDSPIGASPMNQPGQQGFNYGGNYGINQQGDPSFMSPGSSPPANMMQGRMGGPPQNTMMPGMQGNPQGGPMYQSGDMKGWPQAGMSRSNTYPQQQFPQQGNQSQFGPMMMNTSMGGPGPVSGASTGQMGQIPGQRQGQMQGQIGMNPMGMGRMPMGPDQKYC; translated from the exons ATGAGTGGCGTAGGAGACAACTCGTTGGAGCCGCTGTGCTCCGACCGCAAACGTAAACTGTCCACCTGTGACACACCAGGTTTGGG GTGTGACAAGCGTCGGAGGGAACAGGAAAGCAAGTACATCGAGGAGCTAGCTGAACTCATCTCTGCCAACCTCTCCAACATTGACAGCTTCAACGTCAAGCCTGACAAATGTGCCATCCTCAAGGAGACCGTGAGACAGATCAGACAAATCAAAGAGCAAG gtaAGAGGTCATGCAGTGATGACGATGTCCAGAAGGCGGATGTATCTTCCACTGGTCAAGGGGTCATTGACAAGGACCATCTGGGACCGCTGCTCCTACAG GCCTTGGATGGCTTTCTGTTTGTGGTTAACCGAGAGGGCAGCATTGTATTTGTGTCGGACAACGTGACGCAGTACCTGCAGTACAAGCAGGAGGAGCTAATCAACACGAGTGTGTACAACATAATCCATGACGATGACAGGGAGGAGTTTCACAAGAACCTACCTAAGTCTAATG CACTAAATGGGGCATCGTGGGGTGGAGAGGCACCCCGGCAGAAGAGCCACACCTTCAACTGCCGCATGCTGGTGAACTTTGTTCACGGTCAGAGTCACGGGTTGTCAGAAGAGAGGCCTGGGGGCCATCGCTATGAGACCATGCAGTGTTTTGCCCTCACTCAGCCCCGGGCCATgatggaggagggagaag ATTTGCAGTCATGTATGATCTGTGTGGCACGACGCATCATTGCAGTAGAGAGGACTGAGAGGTTTAGCACACGCCATGAACTGTCAG GTAAACTGATTGAAATTGAACAGCAGGCCTCTCTTCACACCACTATGCGTCCAGGCTGGGAGGACCTGGTGAGGCGCTGCATGCAGATGTTCCTCCATCGAAGTGAGGGACAACCTTGGTCCTACAAACGGCACTATCAAGATG CTTTCCATAATGGCCATGCGGAGACCCCACTCTACCGCTTCTCACTCGCTGATGGCACCCCAGTCACAGCCCAGACCAGGAGTGACCTCTGCAGGAATCCCAACACCAATGAGCCACACTCTTTCCTCTCCACACACTTGCTACAAAG GGAGCAAAATAGTTATCGTGGAAACCAGGGTGGAGGTATGAGGCCTCAACACATGGGTGTGAACAACCCCAACCAACAGATGAACATGGGCCCAGGAGGGAGCATGGGCATGAACAGGGGCTACGGCATGGCTGAACAGGGCAACATGCCACAAAGGGGAGTGCCTCCATACACTGGGGGCAACCGCATAAATCCCATGCATCAGATGAATCCCATGCATCAGATGAATCCCATGCATCAGATGAACAACATGGGGCAAATTAATCCAGTGAATCAAATGAATTCCATGCATCCAATGAACTCCTCCATGAACCAAATGGGTCCCATGAATCAGATGGGCCACCATGGCATGCATCAGCATCAGCACCAACATCAGCAGATGAGTCAGTTCCATGGAGGTGGACCTGGAGGTGGAGGATATGGGATGGGAATGACCAGTCCCCCCCAGGCCAGTCCAGGGATTAATGGCCCCCCACACAACGTCATGGGTTCACCCAGAGTCAGAGGAAGCCCCAAGATGGGTGCGAGTCCTTTCTCTCCCGGAG GTATGATCTCTCCCATAAGCTCCAGTCACCCTGGTAACTCtggaggcggaggaggagggactACCTTCTCCAGCAGCTCCTTGAATGCCCTCCAAGCCATTAGTGAGGGAGTGGGTAATCCGATGCCATCCCCCCTCACCTCTCCTCACCCTCACAAGCCTGACAGCTCCCCGAGCATCAATTCCACAAACCAGGCAGCAGGGGGACCCTGTAAACTAAGCCTCCCAGCCTACTCTGACTCTAAGAGCCCAGGGAGCTCACTGGGGGCtggaggagagcagcagtcTCAGCAGCATCCACACACCCCCACCAGCGAGGGCCCTCCTGACAAGCCAGACAGCCAGGCCGGCAGAGAGGCGGGTCCAGCCGGGGGAGAATCCAGCCGACGGGTCCCTGACACCAAGTGCCACAAGAAGCTTCTGCAGCTCCTCACCTCCCCTACAGATGAGCTGGTGCCACCTAGTCAAACACCTAGCTCTGGGCCCAGCTCCACACCTGAGGCTAAAGACGGAACAGCCGGCGTCACCAGCCCCTCCTCAACAGGAGTGTCCTCCTCCACGGGCGGGAATCACAGCGCTGTGTCCTCTTCAGGCGGCGCAGGACATTTAACAAGTCAGTCGCTGCAGGAGAAGCACAAGATCCTCCACAAGCTTCTGCAGAATGGGCACACACCCGACGAGGTGGCTCGCATCACAGCCGAGGCCACTGGGAAGAGCAGCCTGGATTCGGGGGCATCGGAGCctgaacctgcagccgctgGAGGGGTTAGGGGATCAGAATCAAAGCAGGAGCAGCACAGCCCTAAGAAGGAGAAACCCCATGCCCTCCTTCACTACCTCCTCAATAAGGATGACTCTAAAGAATGTGGTGATATCAAGCCAAAACTCGAGGAGCTTGAGGGGAGAGGAGCTCATGGGACAGGGGTCACCAGCTCTGACCCCCACTGCATGGATGGGAAGGTCAAGTTGGAGCCATCTGATGAG GCGGAGACCCTGGAGACCATTCTGGGTGTCCCAAGGAACAACTCTGGCTTCTACCCTGAACCAGAAACCAGAGCAGGGAAGGAAGTGGGAAACAAACTGGGAAATATGCCTGATAGTTTACATG atggGGAGAGAGGTCCCATGCCTTCAGCTCAGCGTAGTGCCTATCAAAGAGCCTTGTCCATGGATGCCAAGCCCATGGGTGGAGAGGGAACAGTAGGAGGCGGGCTAGCCGGGAGACGGAACGTGCCATGTCCCACATTGGTCAAACAGGAGAAGATAGATGCTCCGATTCGACCTGGGCCCATTCCCAATGGTTTTCCAGGAGGCATGGGTGTGTGTCCACCGCGGGGCAATCCAACAA GAGGTATGGGCAGAGGAATGGGAATGCCTCAGCGGCCTCCCATTTCAGGTGACTGGGGGATGGCGAGGTCCAGCAGCAGCCCTGTGACCGGACCAGGACACCCTGGCATGGGTCGCTCTGGTCCAATGGGAGGACCCATGATCAACCGGTCCAACAGTGTACCTGGAAAAACCAGGTCTATGCTGCAGCAGCAACTCATGGATATGG GCACCAATGAAGCCAATATGGGTATGAGCCCATTTGGTGGACATGGGCCCCCTCCTCGGTCCCCCTCCTGGCCAGACTCTGCTATGGGACTGGAAAGACCACAGAATAACACAAACCG GGAGCAGTTTGGGCACCCCCTGGAGCAGCTGCTGGGGCCCCTGGCCAACAGCGAGGGCCCGAGTGATGAACGGGCACTTCTTGACCAGTTGGACTCTCTGCTCAATACCACTGATGTCATTGCTCTGCAGGAGATAGACCGAGCCCTAGGCATCCCTGAAATAGTAGGCCAG ACCCACGGACCTGAAGGCCACCAGCAGGGCCAGAATCGAGGCCAGGGTCGGTGCCCGCCGTCAGAGCCTTTCCCAGGGCCAGCCTCCTCCTTAGGCATGGACCAAAAACCCATGTATAACCAAGGCTACGCTGGGCCCCCAGGGCCCTCCTCTATGGGCATGCAGTCTGGTTATGGTGGCAATACAATGCAAGGCCAGTCTCCTGGAGGCTTCAACCCCATGATGAATCAAGTGGGCCAGACAGGGAGCTTCCCTGGCATGGCGGGTATGGGCAACCCCCGTGCAAACATGATGCGACCTCGCATGATGACTGCCCCCAAGCCTCTCCgactgcagctgcagcagagacTGCAAGGACAGCAg TTTATGAACCAGACCCGACAGGGCATGAAGATGGAGCATGCCCCTGGAGGAACCCCTCCCATGCATTCAGGCATGCAGCCTGGTATGCAGCCTGGCATCCAGCCAGCCATGCAGCCTGGCATGCAACCTGGCATGCAGCCTGGCATCCAGCCTGGCATCCAGCCTGGCATGCAACCTGGCATCCAGCCTGGCATGCAACCTGGCATCCAGCCTGGCATGCAACCTGGCATCCAGCCTGGCATGCAACCTGGCATCCAGCCTGGCATGCAACCTGGCATCCAGCCTGGCATGCAACCTGCAAGCATGGGTAGTCAG CCTGGTTTCCTGAACGCCCAGATGATGGCCCAGCGCAGCAGGGAGATGATGACCTTGCAGATTAGGAGGCAGCGGATGCTGTTGCTgatgcagcaacagcagcaggggCAGGGGGCAGCAAGAGGCTTCAGCCCTCCTCCAAATGTCACAGCACCAGGAGGCATGGACAGCCCCATCGGAGCCTCCCCTATGAACCAGCCTGGACAGCAGGGCTTTAACTATGGAGGTAACTATG GGATAAACCAGCAGGGGGACCCATCATTCATGAGTCCAGGTAGCAGCCCACCAGCAAACATGATGCAAGGACGAATGGGAGGTCCTCCTCAGAACACCATGATGCCAGGGATGCAGGGCAATCCACAGGGAGGGCCCATGTACCAGTCTGGAGACATGAAAGGCTGGCCACAGGCTGGCATGTCACGCAGCAA CACATACCCCCAGCAACAGTTTCCCCAGCAGGGCAACCAGAGCCAGTTTGGACCCATGATGATGAACACCTCAATGGGTGGACCTGGGCCAGTCAGTGGGGCCAGTACAGGACAGATGGGCCAAATACCAGGACAGAGGCAGGGCCAGATGCAGGGCCAAATAGGCATGAACCCCATGGGAATGGGCAGAATGCCAATGGGACCTGATCAG aaGTATTGCTGA
- the LOC120557337 gene encoding nuclear receptor coactivator 3-like isoform X2 — translation MSGVGDNSLEPLCSDRKRKLSTCDTPGLGCDKRRREQESKYIEELAELISANLSNIDSFNVKPDKCAILKETVRQIRQIKEQGKRSCSDDDVQKADVSSTGQGVIDKDHLGPLLLQALDGFLFVVNREGSIVFVSDNVTQYLQYKQEELINTSVYNIIHDDDREEFHKNLPKSNALNGASWGGEAPRQKSHTFNCRMLVNFVHGQSHGLSEERPGGHRYETMQCFALTQPRAMMEEGEDLQSCMICVARRIIAVERTERFSTRHELSGKLIEIEQQASLHTTMRPGWEDLVRRCMQMFLHRSEGQPWSYKRHYQDAFHNGHAETPLYRFSLADGTPVTAQTRSDLCRNPNTNEPHSFLSTHLLQREQNSYRGNQGGGMRPQHMGVNNPNQQMNMGPGGSMGMNRGYGMAEQGNMPQRGVPPYTGGNRINPMHQMNPMHQMNPMHQMNNMGQINPVNQMNSMHPMNSSMNQMGPMNQMGHHGMHQHQHQHQQMSQFHGGGPGGGGYGMGMTSPPQASPGINGPPHNVMGSPRVRGSPKMGASPFSPGGMISPISSSHPGNSGGGGGGTTFSSSSLNALQAISEGVGNPMPSPLTSPHPHKPDSSPSINSTNQAAGGPCKLSLPAYSDSKSPGSSLGAGGEQQSQQHPHTPTSEGPPDKPDSQAGREAGPAGGESSRRVPDTKCHKKLLQLLTSPTDELVPPSQTPSSGPSSTPEAKDGTAGVTSPSSTGVSSSTGGNHSAVSSSGGAGHLTSQSLQEKHKILHKLLQNGHTPDEVARITAEATGKSSLDSGASEPEPAAAGGVRGSESKQEQHSPKKEKPHALLHYLLNKDDSKECGDIKPKLEELEGRGAHGTGVTSSDPHCMDGKVKLEPSDEAETLETILGVPRNNSGFYPEPETRAGKEVGNKLGNMPDSLHDGERGPMPSAQRSAYQRALSMDAKPMGGEGTVGGGLAGRRNVPCPTLVKQEKIDAPIRPGPIPNGFPGGMGVCPPRGNPTRGMGRGMGMPQRPPISGDWGMARSSSSPVTGPGHPGMGRSGPMGGPMINRSNSVPGKTRSMLQQQLMDMGTNEANMGMSPFGGHGPPPRSPSWPDSAMGLERPQNNTNREQFGHPLEQLLGPLANSEGPSDERALLDQLDSLLNTTDVIALQEIDRALGIPEIVGQTHGPEGHQQGQNRGQGRCPPSEPFPGPASSLGMDQKPMYNQGYAGPPGPSSMGMQSGYGGNTMQGQSPGGFNPMMNQVGQTGSFPGMAGMGNPRANMMRPRMMTAPKPLRLQLQQRLQGQQFMNQTRQGMKMEHAPGGTPPMHSGMQPGMQPGIQPAMQPGMQPGMQPGIQPGIQPGMQPGIQPGMQPGIQPGMQPGIQPGMQPGIQPGMQPGIQPGMQPASMGSQPGFLNAQMMAQRSREMMTLQIRRQRMLLLMQQQQQGQGAARGFSPPPNVTAPGGMDSPIGASPMNQPGQQGFNYGGINQQGDPSFMSPGSSPPANMMQGRMGGPPQNTMMPGMQGNPQGGPMYQSGDMKGWPQAGMSRSNTYPQQQFPQQGNQSQFGPMMMNTSMGGPGPVSGASTGQMGQIPGQRQGQMQGQIGMNPMGMGRMPMGPDQKYC, via the exons ATGAGTGGCGTAGGAGACAACTCGTTGGAGCCGCTGTGCTCCGACCGCAAACGTAAACTGTCCACCTGTGACACACCAGGTTTGGG GTGTGACAAGCGTCGGAGGGAACAGGAAAGCAAGTACATCGAGGAGCTAGCTGAACTCATCTCTGCCAACCTCTCCAACATTGACAGCTTCAACGTCAAGCCTGACAAATGTGCCATCCTCAAGGAGACCGTGAGACAGATCAGACAAATCAAAGAGCAAG gtaAGAGGTCATGCAGTGATGACGATGTCCAGAAGGCGGATGTATCTTCCACTGGTCAAGGGGTCATTGACAAGGACCATCTGGGACCGCTGCTCCTACAG GCCTTGGATGGCTTTCTGTTTGTGGTTAACCGAGAGGGCAGCATTGTATTTGTGTCGGACAACGTGACGCAGTACCTGCAGTACAAGCAGGAGGAGCTAATCAACACGAGTGTGTACAACATAATCCATGACGATGACAGGGAGGAGTTTCACAAGAACCTACCTAAGTCTAATG CACTAAATGGGGCATCGTGGGGTGGAGAGGCACCCCGGCAGAAGAGCCACACCTTCAACTGCCGCATGCTGGTGAACTTTGTTCACGGTCAGAGTCACGGGTTGTCAGAAGAGAGGCCTGGGGGCCATCGCTATGAGACCATGCAGTGTTTTGCCCTCACTCAGCCCCGGGCCATgatggaggagggagaag ATTTGCAGTCATGTATGATCTGTGTGGCACGACGCATCATTGCAGTAGAGAGGACTGAGAGGTTTAGCACACGCCATGAACTGTCAG GTAAACTGATTGAAATTGAACAGCAGGCCTCTCTTCACACCACTATGCGTCCAGGCTGGGAGGACCTGGTGAGGCGCTGCATGCAGATGTTCCTCCATCGAAGTGAGGGACAACCTTGGTCCTACAAACGGCACTATCAAGATG CTTTCCATAATGGCCATGCGGAGACCCCACTCTACCGCTTCTCACTCGCTGATGGCACCCCAGTCACAGCCCAGACCAGGAGTGACCTCTGCAGGAATCCCAACACCAATGAGCCACACTCTTTCCTCTCCACACACTTGCTACAAAG GGAGCAAAATAGTTATCGTGGAAACCAGGGTGGAGGTATGAGGCCTCAACACATGGGTGTGAACAACCCCAACCAACAGATGAACATGGGCCCAGGAGGGAGCATGGGCATGAACAGGGGCTACGGCATGGCTGAACAGGGCAACATGCCACAAAGGGGAGTGCCTCCATACACTGGGGGCAACCGCATAAATCCCATGCATCAGATGAATCCCATGCATCAGATGAATCCCATGCATCAGATGAACAACATGGGGCAAATTAATCCAGTGAATCAAATGAATTCCATGCATCCAATGAACTCCTCCATGAACCAAATGGGTCCCATGAATCAGATGGGCCACCATGGCATGCATCAGCATCAGCACCAACATCAGCAGATGAGTCAGTTCCATGGAGGTGGACCTGGAGGTGGAGGATATGGGATGGGAATGACCAGTCCCCCCCAGGCCAGTCCAGGGATTAATGGCCCCCCACACAACGTCATGGGTTCACCCAGAGTCAGAGGAAGCCCCAAGATGGGTGCGAGTCCTTTCTCTCCCGGAG GTATGATCTCTCCCATAAGCTCCAGTCACCCTGGTAACTCtggaggcggaggaggagggactACCTTCTCCAGCAGCTCCTTGAATGCCCTCCAAGCCATTAGTGAGGGAGTGGGTAATCCGATGCCATCCCCCCTCACCTCTCCTCACCCTCACAAGCCTGACAGCTCCCCGAGCATCAATTCCACAAACCAGGCAGCAGGGGGACCCTGTAAACTAAGCCTCCCAGCCTACTCTGACTCTAAGAGCCCAGGGAGCTCACTGGGGGCtggaggagagcagcagtcTCAGCAGCATCCACACACCCCCACCAGCGAGGGCCCTCCTGACAAGCCAGACAGCCAGGCCGGCAGAGAGGCGGGTCCAGCCGGGGGAGAATCCAGCCGACGGGTCCCTGACACCAAGTGCCACAAGAAGCTTCTGCAGCTCCTCACCTCCCCTACAGATGAGCTGGTGCCACCTAGTCAAACACCTAGCTCTGGGCCCAGCTCCACACCTGAGGCTAAAGACGGAACAGCCGGCGTCACCAGCCCCTCCTCAACAGGAGTGTCCTCCTCCACGGGCGGGAATCACAGCGCTGTGTCCTCTTCAGGCGGCGCAGGACATTTAACAAGTCAGTCGCTGCAGGAGAAGCACAAGATCCTCCACAAGCTTCTGCAGAATGGGCACACACCCGACGAGGTGGCTCGCATCACAGCCGAGGCCACTGGGAAGAGCAGCCTGGATTCGGGGGCATCGGAGCctgaacctgcagccgctgGAGGGGTTAGGGGATCAGAATCAAAGCAGGAGCAGCACAGCCCTAAGAAGGAGAAACCCCATGCCCTCCTTCACTACCTCCTCAATAAGGATGACTCTAAAGAATGTGGTGATATCAAGCCAAAACTCGAGGAGCTTGAGGGGAGAGGAGCTCATGGGACAGGGGTCACCAGCTCTGACCCCCACTGCATGGATGGGAAGGTCAAGTTGGAGCCATCTGATGAG GCGGAGACCCTGGAGACCATTCTGGGTGTCCCAAGGAACAACTCTGGCTTCTACCCTGAACCAGAAACCAGAGCAGGGAAGGAAGTGGGAAACAAACTGGGAAATATGCCTGATAGTTTACATG atggGGAGAGAGGTCCCATGCCTTCAGCTCAGCGTAGTGCCTATCAAAGAGCCTTGTCCATGGATGCCAAGCCCATGGGTGGAGAGGGAACAGTAGGAGGCGGGCTAGCCGGGAGACGGAACGTGCCATGTCCCACATTGGTCAAACAGGAGAAGATAGATGCTCCGATTCGACCTGGGCCCATTCCCAATGGTTTTCCAGGAGGCATGGGTGTGTGTCCACCGCGGGGCAATCCAACAA GAGGTATGGGCAGAGGAATGGGAATGCCTCAGCGGCCTCCCATTTCAGGTGACTGGGGGATGGCGAGGTCCAGCAGCAGCCCTGTGACCGGACCAGGACACCCTGGCATGGGTCGCTCTGGTCCAATGGGAGGACCCATGATCAACCGGTCCAACAGTGTACCTGGAAAAACCAGGTCTATGCTGCAGCAGCAACTCATGGATATGG GCACCAATGAAGCCAATATGGGTATGAGCCCATTTGGTGGACATGGGCCCCCTCCTCGGTCCCCCTCCTGGCCAGACTCTGCTATGGGACTGGAAAGACCACAGAATAACACAAACCG GGAGCAGTTTGGGCACCCCCTGGAGCAGCTGCTGGGGCCCCTGGCCAACAGCGAGGGCCCGAGTGATGAACGGGCACTTCTTGACCAGTTGGACTCTCTGCTCAATACCACTGATGTCATTGCTCTGCAGGAGATAGACCGAGCCCTAGGCATCCCTGAAATAGTAGGCCAG ACCCACGGACCTGAAGGCCACCAGCAGGGCCAGAATCGAGGCCAGGGTCGGTGCCCGCCGTCAGAGCCTTTCCCAGGGCCAGCCTCCTCCTTAGGCATGGACCAAAAACCCATGTATAACCAAGGCTACGCTGGGCCCCCAGGGCCCTCCTCTATGGGCATGCAGTCTGGTTATGGTGGCAATACAATGCAAGGCCAGTCTCCTGGAGGCTTCAACCCCATGATGAATCAAGTGGGCCAGACAGGGAGCTTCCCTGGCATGGCGGGTATGGGCAACCCCCGTGCAAACATGATGCGACCTCGCATGATGACTGCCCCCAAGCCTCTCCgactgcagctgcagcagagacTGCAAGGACAGCAg TTTATGAACCAGACCCGACAGGGCATGAAGATGGAGCATGCCCCTGGAGGAACCCCTCCCATGCATTCAGGCATGCAGCCTGGTATGCAGCCTGGCATCCAGCCAGCCATGCAGCCTGGCATGCAACCTGGCATGCAGCCTGGCATCCAGCCTGGCATCCAGCCTGGCATGCAACCTGGCATCCAGCCTGGCATGCAACCTGGCATCCAGCCTGGCATGCAACCTGGCATCCAGCCTGGCATGCAACCTGGCATCCAGCCTGGCATGCAACCTGGCATCCAGCCTGGCATGCAACCTGCAAGCATGGGTAGTCAG CCTGGTTTCCTGAACGCCCAGATGATGGCCCAGCGCAGCAGGGAGATGATGACCTTGCAGATTAGGAGGCAGCGGATGCTGTTGCTgatgcagcaacagcagcaggggCAGGGGGCAGCAAGAGGCTTCAGCCCTCCTCCAAATGTCACAGCACCAGGAGGCATGGACAGCCCCATCGGAGCCTCCCCTATGAACCAGCCTGGACAGCAGGGCTTTAACTATGGAG GGATAAACCAGCAGGGGGACCCATCATTCATGAGTCCAGGTAGCAGCCCACCAGCAAACATGATGCAAGGACGAATGGGAGGTCCTCCTCAGAACACCATGATGCCAGGGATGCAGGGCAATCCACAGGGAGGGCCCATGTACCAGTCTGGAGACATGAAAGGCTGGCCACAGGCTGGCATGTCACGCAGCAA CACATACCCCCAGCAACAGTTTCCCCAGCAGGGCAACCAGAGCCAGTTTGGACCCATGATGATGAACACCTCAATGGGTGGACCTGGGCCAGTCAGTGGGGCCAGTACAGGACAGATGGGCCAAATACCAGGACAGAGGCAGGGCCAGATGCAGGGCCAAATAGGCATGAACCCCATGGGAATGGGCAGAATGCCAATGGGACCTGATCAG aaGTATTGCTGA